From a single Penaeus vannamei isolate JL-2024 chromosome 25, ASM4276789v1, whole genome shotgun sequence genomic region:
- the LOC138866408 gene encoding uncharacterized PPE family protein PPE24-like: MYLQHQPASPVEAWDQTRKMALEGSAGRCHQKPVALLRPCRKEVSFPTLRYQAKNSSISLFIRVYLSSRWQITTPPGYIPPLWAYLSSRWYISAPSGYIFSLFDYIFPGYIPPPQVAAPSGRRVKAVATPDITTPEITAPDITTPEITAPDITTPEITTPDITTPEITAPDITTPEITTPDITTPEITAPDITTPEITTPEKTAPDITTPEITTPDITTPEITAPDITTPEITTPDITTPGITTPDITTPGITTPEITT, translated from the exons ATGTATCTTCAGCATCAACCTGCATCTCCAGTCGAGGCTTGGGACCAGACCCGTAAAATGGCACTGGAGGGAAGTGCCGGACGGTGTCACCAGAAACCCGTGGCACTGCTCAGGCCTtgtc GCAAAGAGGTCTCCTTCCCTACACTCCGGTATCAAGCTAAAAACTCCAGTATATCTCTCTTCATCCGGGTATACCTTTCCTCTCGCTGGCAAATCACTACTCCTCCCGGGTATATCCCTCCCCTCTGGGCATATCTTTCCTCTCGCTGGTATATCTCTGCTCCCTCGG ggtatatcttctctctcttcgattatatcttccctgggtatatcccccccccccag GTGGCAGCACCGAGCGGCAGGCGGGTCAAGGCAGTTGCCA CACCAGACATAACAACACCAGAAATAACAGCACCAGACATAACAACACCAGAAATAACAGCACCAGACATAACAACACCAGAAATAACAACACCAGACATAACAACACCAGAAATAACAGCACCAGACATAACAACACCAGAAATAACAACACCAGACATAACAACACCAGAAATAACAGCACCAGACATAACAACACCAGAAATAACAACACCAGAAAAAACAGCACCAGACATAACAACACCAGAAATAACAACACCAGACATAACAACACCAGAAATAACAGCACCAGACATAACAACACCAGAAATAACAACACCAGACATAACAACACCAGGAATAACAACACCAGACATAACAACACCAGGAATAACAACACCagaaataacaacataa